The Elgaria multicarinata webbii isolate HBS135686 ecotype San Diego chromosome 1, rElgMul1.1.pri, whole genome shotgun sequence genome includes the window acccataatgtttagctcaaaatgcttaaccaccatggcttagcatgttatctgaatagGGTCAATAACAAATGTGTGAAGAtctttttcctcttttaaaaataatctaatAATGTTTAGCAAATAGTTTTCATAAATATCTTAACTCCTAGGGTTGATTCTGCTAAGAACTTGTCTCATTCACTGTTCACTCAGTGTTTCCTGAGCTTGTGTCTTAAGTTGTACACTCAGCTGCCATTTTTCCTTTCTATCACCTAGGCATAGTCAAATATTTCAGGAAGCCCAATGTAGTTCTAATACTGATTTATCTTCATAGCTTAGGAGTCCTGCTACTCTTCCCTTCACAGACTATAGGGACCTGTTCCTGCCATCTATTTTTGATGTAGAGTGGTTGTACATATCTTACCAATAGAGAAGGTGATTGATTACATAGAAGCCTTTGGATAATACTTTAAATTTTAATAGGTTGGAATAGTTTAAACGTGATGTTTAGGAGAGTTAGAAGCAAAAAATATcattgaaagagaaaaaaagtataTGGGAGTAATACCTTGAGGCTACTGGGGGTATGGAGAAAAAAATGGTATTCCCCTTATTTAGTGTGCCACTCTCCCTCCCAGTTACAAGGGGGAGCAGTCATATCCAATGTGGGAAGGTGCAGGAAGCTGGTCCAGCTGGCACTTCAGCAGAGGTCCAATGGCATTATCTGAGTTGCATGAAGCCAGGGACTTGGGCAATGTTGGGAAGACCAGCTGCCAAGTTCGTACATACGGTACCACCTGTGGGCACAGCACACTATGTGAAGCTGGGGCTGCCTCTCTTAGCAtgcagaaaggcaaaatgggcaggtgGTAGCAGTAAGGTGGGGCCTCAtccactgatgtcatctggctcACAGAAGGCCCGATGAGGGACAGTTCTGTCCTCAGCCTAAAACCTGTTAAACACCCCTGcctttttgcttttttcttgTTTATAAAGCATTTCCCAGCAAGAACAAGTACATCAATTCCTCCCAATACCAAAAACTAATCAGTAATTATAACATGTCAAATGTAGTCACACACATACATTGTCAGTCTACCtgtaaataatacatttaaaatattatatctATTGTTAATTGTTGTTGATTGGTCTGTTTCggtaccaaatttgaatttacTATGCCAAGAATCCAGTTGATTAATTTAAAGGTAATTGTTTAGGCACCTACAGTGACTTTATGGCAGGCTGGGACTCTAGCTTCAATCATTCAGACCCATGCTGCCTGTTCACTGCATAACAGTAAATTAGTTTACATGTAATACCTTGCTTTTAGAAGAATTGGCAAtttcacaaaattatgcatatgtaTTTGAGAAGTTTTCCGGAATACATGCCATCAATTGTTTATCATAAGACATTTTACATTGCATTATCTCCTTGACTTAATTTTGTCAGagtaaatggtttctccccagaaTCCTGTCAGATATTTTTTGGAGTTGCTGCTTGTCTATCTCAGGTAAGATGTTTAGTCAGATTGCTAAATGAtgtgctcagttcagacaacacgtttctcaacagtggttttagaactccatggtggggTTTTTACAAcagtgttgagaaatgtgttgtctggcggtaAAACTCTGCCTCAaggtggaggtgtttttttttggaaaacactccatgctgaatatccatgctgtgcagaggagagttcctacacaaccattgtgttgcatgttgtgtggaggactccgtggagttttctgttgcactgagttgacttttcccactggctacagagttccctggcaagaacaGTAAAAGatgtgagtgccactctaggagagctgctgggattgtttttcaGCAGCAGTGACTGATGGGATATCATCTGGAGGACcagaggaggaaagagggtggcggaactgtcaatcaaacatcacaatggattttactgaactccatggtagcccacattcacacagtggtggagttagaacatgttgggtggggagtacctcctaaaaactcaactgttaagtggagttttcacattgcattgactaatgtgttgtctgaactgagctaatATCTGGTActaaaagtttttatttttttctgaaaggtTTCCTCTGAAGACCGGAGTATGCTGTGGGCTTTGATTACATTTTATGGTGGGGATTGCCGGCTGAGCCTCAATAAAAAATGCACTCATTTGATTGTGCCTGAACCAAAAGGGGTAAGAATTCTATTAAGATAGCAGTAAGTGAACTGTTTCAACAATTGAGGAAAAGTAAGTGGGATCtcccaaggattttttttaaatcagtattaTATAATTTTATAAATGATCTGGGATTAGGAGTGAATAGGAGGATAGCCAGGTTGCACTAAATATTTGGAATTTTAAAATTAAGACTAAATTCTAAAGATCTCATGTAAGTCAGCAAAGAGGATacatttgtgtgaaccgcccagagagcttcagctattgggcggtataaaaatgtaataattaaaataaataaaataaaataaatacagcttgAGTGGTACAGTTGCATCTGGGCATATGTGCAATGAAGCCAGCTTTGGCCTTATTGggatttttggttgttttatgtgAACCTTTGTTAATTCTTGCCACAACTCTCCACTTTGTATTGTCCTGACAGAAGagctttttattatttcaatatgCCAAGATAGTTTTTCAGCCCCTCTGGTACTAGGTAGTTAAAGCTTCCTTGGGGCTGCCTGGACACTTGGGGTTGGGAcctaccattttttatttattttatttattttattacatttatataccgccccccagccgaagctctctgggcggtttacaattttGACAATTTCCCTGGTAGAAggtttttttaatgctgtatagGAATTAGCAAACATAATGTTTGAGCTCtttgaggttctctgaattcttccCCAAATCTTATTTTGCCTCATTTGCATTCCTAAACATGagcgctattattattattattattattattattgggggaaatgctcattctcctccccccccattgaaaatatatgcattttttaaaaatgcattttcccctgATTGAGTATACATACCCCCCTATAGGTGAAAGCATGAAAAAGCAGATTTTGGGGGCATTTGCACAAGTATGCATTTTTGGAatacacatttgcacaagtgcagttTTAAACATGAACATAAGTTCAGGAAATTGTGAAAATGTCCTGAGAATTGCATTCCTGATCATGTTTGGGGTTGAGAATGAGACATGTTCCCATAATTTGGGAACAGGAATgtaattctcatacatcccttatGCTGCATAAAGAGTAACTGATAGGTGGCAATTGAAAAAACAACAGCTAACAATTCTAAAGTTACTGAGTTTGCCCATATTAATGTACCATAGGACTTCCTAAAGGAGAATTTGCAAATCATTGTTAGGGAGTTTGTAATCTTacataattaaaaccatgaacATAACTGCTAGTGCTAATTCAAGCCAGCTTAGTTAATGTGGATTTTTAAACTCTTATCAAGTTAGCTTAAATGTTACATTTTTGTCACAGATATCATTGGAATCTTTTTGTTCTTCCCAGGAAAAATATGAATGCGCCTGTAAACGGGAGAACATTAAGATTGTGACACCTGACTGGGTTCTAGATTCTATATCTGATAAAACCAAAAAAGATGAGGCTTCCTATCATCCTCGATTAATTATatatgaggaggaagaggaggaggaagaggacgaaaATGAAGAACAGGATTCTCAAAATGAAGGTAGTACAGATGAAAAATTATCGAGCCCAGCATCTTCTCGAGAAGGATCACCTTTGGGTGATCGAGCTTTTTCACCTAAATCTATTGATGCTGACAAAACAAAAGGAGAATTGATGTTTGATGATTCATCGGACTCCTCTCCTGAAAAGCATGAAAGAAATTTGAactggacacctgctgaagttccacAGACTGCTACAGCAAAGCGCAGATTGCCATCGGGCAAGGATTCTGGATTGATTAATTTGTGTGCCAATGTACCACCTGTCCCAGGCAATATTTTGTCCTCTGAGATCAGAAGTAATATAATGGCTTCAGTACAAAATCCCCAAAGTTCGGGGCGTCCTGAAATGATGGCGGCATGGAATCCTGCAGTACGGACATTAAGGAATATTACTAATAATGCTGATATTCAGCAGGTTAATAGGCCGTCAAATGTAGCACATGTAAGTATATTAACTCTACATTAATGAACCTTTGAAAGTGAATAACTTCTATCACTTTACTGTAAAATATGAATCGTAGTAGTGACTACCTTATAGGATTTCTGTAAGAACTACAACTAGATAATACATGTAAAGCACTGCAAATGCTAGGCATTTATTAGCTAGGTGCTGACATCCAATTTAAGGTGTCTTAGACTGATTACATGAGTTTGACATTGGTAAATGATGTTTGGAGCCTTTGTAGTACATAATCCCCCCTTTTCATATTGTACCTGAGAAGTACAACTTGTTCATGCTTCCTGTTTCAGCATGGCTGTGAACATTTGAAAGGGGTCTAAATTAAGCTGAAGTTGATAATAAGAAACATGTTCAGGTTTCTTATTACTAGTGACAGTTACCAAATCAGACACTGTCCTGTAGAAATCGAGGACAGGTATATAATGCATATTCAGTTTGAAACTAATCTTGTCTATTTTTAGATCATGGGAGGCTTCTTCCACAAAAGTCTCTTCATACAATAAAAGTTGGAACCTGTTACAAAATGTAGTATGGAGTGTTCCTGTTTGCTGTTCCACTCAGTCAGTTACGCTTTCGTCCATAAGacaccattccatttccccctctccacaGCAGTCAGTAGTATGAGGCAACTGAGcacactcagtcctcattgggctgtttggggtgtgtgtgttcccccgttacgatgtgtcccccccccccaagggttttctctacttctgcaaactttccCCCCAAGTCTACTGATCAATTTTGTATCAGTGGTTCTGTTTTGGGTATGTAAGGATCCACCCTTGCCTCTGAACTTTGGAAAGAGAAGGAACGATTTGAAGACGGGGAAAGTGATCACTGTAAAATGTGTTGCTTTACTTAACGTTTGTCTTTCTCTTAAAACATTTCAGTCACATGCAAAGTAAAGAAAACCATAATTTAGGGTTTGAACGTCTTTCATCAGAGATCTCACACTTCTTGTGAAATTTACCTAATGTTGTGCAATCATTAGATCCTTGTGAAAACTCCCAATTTGTGAAGAAATGGAAGAATTGTGTAAATCATTTTTGCAGAATATACAAAACTGGTCCTATTACATTGCCTTCTTGTTATTGGACCACTTATCAGTAAACCCCAAACACCTAGGAACAAACACCGTAAACATGTTTTATGTTCACACTTGACTTGAATTTTGACCAGTTAATTTttactttcagataacctggcttaTTCCCACCACCACATGAAATAGTATTCTAATAAAATATAGCCCTAATTCAATACATCTAAATGTTTCAAAATttgatttatgtttttaaaattaaaaggatACCTGAAGGTTACAAGCATCCCTTTTGTTTTCTAGATCTTACAATCACTGTCCGCACCTACAAAAACTTTGGAGCAACAGGTTAACCATAGCCAGCAGGGACATTCAAATGCTGTGTTGCTTAGCCAAGTTAAACTGACTCCAGAAACACACTTACTACAACAACAGCACCAGCCGCAGCAGCACCAGCCGCAGCAAtcgcaacagcagcaacagcaccatcctctCTTGCATCTTCAGCCCCAACAAATCATGCAGTTGCCGCAACAACAGCCACAGCCGCAGCAACCTCAGATTACTCAGCAGCCTTTCTCGCAGCAGCCTCATCAGTTTGCACAGCAGCAAGTTCATCAACATCAGTTTGCACAGCAGCAGTTACAATTTCCTCCCCAACAACTACATTCCCAACAGCAAATGCATCGCCCTCAACAGCAGTTTCAACAGTCAACGACTGTGCAATTTCAACAGCAGCATACCTTGCAGCAGCAGTTGCAGcagctacagcagcagcagctgcagcagcagcagctgcaactaCAGCAGCAAAACCTTCAGCAACAATTACAACAGCAGCATCAACAGCAGCAAATGCAACAGCAACAGCTACAGCAGCAACACTTGCAACgaattcagcagcagcaacaaatgcAAAATCAAGCTTCACAACACTTGACTCAATCATCTCAGACGTTACAACATCAGGCTCCAGTTCAGCCACCACAGCATccccagcagcagcaactgcagcAACATCAGTTGTTTGGACATGATCCCTCTGTAGAAGGTTAGTAATTATTAACCCATGTTGCCTAAGAAGACTATTAGGGAACTGTAATTGGTCCAGAACGCAGCTGCCCAATTGTTAATAGGAGCTGCATACAGGgaacatgtgactcccttgttgaaACAGCAGGTACCATTTGTTTCTGGGTACTATTAAAAATGCTGGTGATGACCTTTAAAGCCCACGCAACTATTGAGGACATTTTTGGAGGCCCTCTTGTATGTCTCAGCAACCTTGAGATATGTCTAGTTGGGACTAGGGAGATAACCTAGACTCTGGAACACCATTAATAACCTTCTGGAAGTTGGTGAAGACCTTCCTTTTTAGGAAGGCAATTAAGTGTATAATTTTAATTGGCTGTGTAAAAGCTGCCAAGACCAGAGCAAGCAATTCCCTAGAGTACAAAAGATCTCTGAAAGAGAGCCACCTTTGCCAGCTATCTGAGAACCAGAAACAAGGGAGCTCAATCCCCTCAGAGTGAGTTCCACAACCTTGGGGTTCTTGCCAAAAAGGCTGTGCCCGAGGCACCATCAGATATGAGATGACAGAAAAACTAGGAGCAGGgacttgggttggatccagatttaggctagATCAACTGCACTGGCGAAAGTGGACTTCCGCTCCCTCTTTCCCATGGCAGACCTACAGTGCTCTCATCTTACTGTTTACAGTCAGAAAGCAGCCTTCATAGTGCACTTTAAACCTAGTGAAGGGCAATCTCTGCATGGTGCTCCTTCACCTTATATGTAATAGGTGGAAGAAATACCCCACACCCAGCCCATGGGATTGTATGTCCACAGTGTGGCCCCTGTCCCTAGAACTACTGCATTTGTAGGACACCCTGTAAGTCTCTGCACCTGCTTCCTAACATTGATCAACTATTTGCTGAGAGGGAGGACCTCCCAAGAGCAAGCAAACACTTAAGAAACAAAATTCATAGCTGATACTAGACTATCAATCATGACCTAAGTGAAAATTTGCTGAGATATAATTTCATTTGCACTTCTTTTATAGTTCCAGAAGAATattttttattgggttgtgtgtttgcaaTTGCTGATTACCCGGAGCAGATGTCTGATAAACAGCTGTTGACAACATGGAAAAGGGTAACTATTTGTTCCATTTTTGAATACTTTCCCATTTTTTACATAATTTTCCCAGAGAGTTTCTTAatttaatcatttaaaaatacaatgttgGTTTTTTTATAACTTATAATATGAATGTATTCAATCTGTGTCCAAAAAATGTATGTTTCATGCAAAGTCTCATATTCTTCTCTCCTTTTAATCAATCTttttttattgaataagtcttcattTCAAACACAGTAGGCACATATTAAATACAAACAATAAATGCATGAAGCTTAAACATGAAAGTAACCTTTAAAAAGTCTAAGATgaagtaataaaatattaaaatgttggAAAATACCTGTACCTTTTGTTTACTTTCCCTCCCTGCTGGATGGATTCAAACATAACTTTTACCTTTATCTTCTGTATCTAAAGCCCTTCTGCTAAAATTTCCcgtacttctaaaaaaaaaaaggtttttcaaGCTTACTGATAAAAGGTGGCAATATCTTTGCGATCTTCATGCAAGTGTCTTTTTAAACCTTCGTATTGATGTAATATAGAAAAGAATTTGCAAGGAGACTTTTTGGGTTGACAAACTTTTTAAGTGTGTCTACTTTTCAATTCAAGATAATCCAAGCACATGGTGGTACAGTAGATCCTACGCTCACAAGCCGATGTACACATCTTCTCTGTGAAAGTCAGCTTAGTAATATGTATGCTCAGGTAAGACAAAATGGCACATGCTAATCTATACATTTGATTTGTAAGAGTTGTAAAAAGTAGAACTGCTCATTTGATTATGCAGAATGAAATATTATAGTCAAggagaaaacattttatttctaaTTCCTCTTTCTAGATATTTTTTTCATATAAATTCTTGGCTTTCACTGGGGTGAAaagagctaatgggagttgtaatgggGGCTAAAACTCCCATTAGCTCTAATCAGTGTAGGCAATGGGGGATCATgggacttgtggccctctagagcTTTAGGCCTACAAGTTTCTCTCCCCTACTCTAGGGTGATCTTAGCCCTAGGTTTTTGAAAAAAACTGCCACTTCcagggttattttttaaaatgcaggtcaTCCTAATATCTGATAGTATGTTGTTTTCCAGCATAGTCAAGGCAAAAATGTTTACTCCTCAAGCATTGATTTGGATTAGTAGCTAGCCATTATTTATGATAGCCAgtaatttctctcccccacccccaaagttttGGGACACAGATCTTGTGGGATGAGGGGAAGCTGGCACACTAATTTCAACCTGGGATTGACAAAAGTAGGTGTTTGGCAAGAGCTGTCTCGTATCAATTCACACCATACTTTGAGGAAGGATAGATTTGCTACGAGTCCTCCCATTGTTTCTTGCTACCCATCACAGCAGGAATTTGGGAaggacacatatttatttattgagaatACTTGTTTTCCACTCGATAGCCTTAAGAGGCTCTCAAGAGAAGCTTACAAAAGATTCTCAAAATATAATTGGTCTCAAAATCTATTGCAGGAACAAAATTACATGGTGTCCAGAAGGAACCAGGATAACTGGGGCATCATTTCCTGCCCTCATCCTCATTCTTCCATGGTGTCATACTAGGCAGTGGCTCCCGCTGAGGTCCTCTGAGCCAAGGGAGTGGGACTGAACAgctgaaggaaaggaagcagTAAGAAAGTCTCAGCATTTCTTTCCTTCTGCAAAGCATAGCATAAAATACATACTCTGAGATATTGAGGCAGTTGCTTGTCCAATTTCAAAGGAGGAGTTCCAGTTTGTTCAGCCTGAGGAGGTAGACAGttaaaaatatttaattgcatttatatccctcctttatTCCTCCTTAAGCTTACTTGGAGGGATCAGAGCAACCAAGTTGTCCTTAGACAATGTCCATCCCGGTTTATAAGAGCTGCCAGAGCGGGTGTGGTCAGTTGGGTGATGGAGATTGTTAATGTCTTCTTGAAGAAAGGCCATGGGAGGTTTTAGCAAGACCTTTATTGAAGAAGCCTTCACTGGCTCCCATCAGCCTTGATCATTATTGGCCAGTTTCATATCTCTTTTCAGTAAGGTCTTGGAGCTGATGGTGGCCTTGTAACTCCAAGTTCTCTTGGATGGAACTGATAATCTGGAtacttttcaatctggattcaggTCTGGTTTTaggacagaaacagccttggccaTCTTGTTttatgacctatgttgggagctAGATGGGGTTGTCCCTCCCTGTTGGTTCTggtggacctctcagcagctttcgacaTAATTGATCATCTGACTTGGACACCTTGGAGGCACTGAGTTGCCGTGGTTCCATTTCTATTTGGCTCAGTGTTCCCAGAAGAATGTGCAAAACGAGTGTCTTGTTGGTCAGTAGACAGACCAACCCAGGATTGGGAGTACAACCTGTCCACCTCCTCAGGATAGCTCAGTCTCTGAAGGATCAGATACACAGCTTGGGAATGCTCTTGCATCCAGTGCTGCTCCTGGGTGGTCAGTTCACAGCAGTTGCCAGGAATGCCTTTGTTCAGCAATGTCATGTTTCCAGAGTCTGAGCCTAGCAGTTGCAAGGGTCCAAGGGGGATTCTCTGCATCCATTTTTGAGTGATGCCCTCATGGTAGTCACCTCTGAGGCCTCCTCCTGGTCTACTGACAAATCCAGGGCATTACTAGTGGAAGGTGGTTCCTGGTTCTCCAGCTCCTCTTTCAAGGAGGAGTTCTTCAGCAGGGACATGACAagcaaaatgcagcaaccagattTTTGTCTGGTGCTTGTTTacagaccatattacaccaattttgaaACAGCTCTTTTGGCCTCCAATTTCTTTCCaatcccaattcaaggtgctataaAGGTGCTTACCTATAGGTGCTATAAAGCCAGAAATGACTTGAGACCAGGGTATCTGGATGAGTGCCTTCTCTGGTATAAGCTCCTCCATTGTAGAACTTCCTCCCCAGGGAGCAGGGTAGGGGATAGGTTCGCCGCCTCTTTAGATTGCTGGTGAAGATGATACTGTTCTGCTGAGCATTTAATACTTAATGACACTTTCTCATTTTATTGTTTAtcccagttttaaaaatgttttaggtttttgtatttttatatattttattctttgtgttgtttttattgtatatcTCCTTGAGAATAACTGAATGGAGGGGTGAcccaaaaatattctaaataaataatactgtgatACAAAAGAGTCCTCTCTTGAATCCTCTGCCCTTGCCAGATAATTTGAGGTCTCACCTCACTTCTTGAGGAATTTTGTAAAAGGAAACAATGAGTCTTGCTGTCCTGCCTTGTACAGAAGCCCAGTATGAATGGAAAGATTCCTTTctgcaatttgaaaaaaaattagTGGCGGAAAGTTTGTGCTGGCTCTTGAGGGAAAGAGACAGTTGCGGGTGGGTGGGGCAGTTGTCATAACTCAGTATATGGAGCTCTGCTTCTGAACCAGTATTAggtgggggtttatttatttatttattacatttctataccgcccaatagccggagctctctgggcggttcacaaaaattattgtcAATACATTGCAAAACAGCACTTAAGAGATACAGTAGTGTTGTGATGTCACTCTAGAGATCCCATCAACATAAGCAATAATGTTTGGGggtggttgtttcccattctcagATGGCTTCCACCCGCCAAAGTCTTTTAAGTGCATTTTCCAGTGGTCTCAAGGCCCCTGGAATAATTAAGTCAACCCCTTTTCTGATTAATGTCAGCAACCTGTCTCAGCCTTTCCTGATTAGCTTGTGATTTTCTAGGAGCCATGCCTGTAGAAATTTAAACTAGCCTGTTCTAATATATCATGCTGTAGTCGTAGAAAGTACCTTCTGTGGACATTGGGTGGAAACCATCTGAGAACTGGGAACAACTACCCTCAAACATTATTGCTTATGCTGATGGGGTCTCTAGAATGACCTTTCAACACTACTGTGTTAAGTGCTGTTTTGCTGTGAAACCTAAAGCTATCTGCAAGAATacccaaaagtaagtcccactcagaTCCATGGTTCTTCTCCTTGACATTCTTGAAATATTATTGGCAAGgatacttaaaaaaaacaccaaaccctTCTTAAAGCTCTTCTTTCTTCCCAATGTTATAAAGCTACAGGTAATGTACTAAATAGACAAGTTGCTAAATGTACCTTTTACAAATACTGCAGCATAATAAATCTGTTCTGTTAACTGAAAAAGATATTGTGTCGTTTGAATAGCACTTCTAACTTGCTAAGATTAACtgttttttcatttgtttaacacCAACCCTGTGAGACATGTCAACGTTATTCTCACTTCGTAAATGAGAACTTGTAGCTGAGAGCTACTTGCTTAAGGAAAGCTAGTGAGCCCATTTCAGAGATGACACTCAAATTTAAATCACCAGAACACAGTGTAATTGTATGATGCACCTATCTAATTTGGTTTGAAAGTGGTAGTTAAAGGCTTTAAAAACCAAAGGAGTATCTTGTTAATCCTtgtaaaatatttttgtacatgGGTTCTAAAATATAGTAAATTAAAAACTACAGTGACTGTACTACTGTATATATGTGTTGCAGGCTTTGAGAGAAAAGAAGAGGTGTATCACAGCACACTGGCTGAACGCTgtgctaaaaaagaagaaaatgataCCACCTCATCGAGCTCTTCATTTTCCAGTAGCATTTCCACCAGGAGGGAAACCATGTTCTCAGCATGTAAGAAATCTAAATTCAATCTTTTGCTTGGAAGTGCCGctgctattttattgtaagcAGCGCTTCATGTatataaaaaatgcaaaaatgatTAAATATGGAATCTTCACtctttaaaaatattgtataatTGGAATAAATACAATTACATAAATTAATTTAGGATGACCTTTTGTCCTGGTCCTAAATGTCATACATGAACACA containing:
- the PAXIP1 gene encoding PAX-interacting protein 1 isoform X2, translating into MANEGEDGAMKVPEEMFKDVKFFAVGDIEPQVIQFLKDGKAKEVSYNALASHIISEDGDNPEVSESREVFDLPVVKEKYECACKRENIKIVTPDWVLDSISDKTKKDEASYHPRLIIYEEEEEEEEDENEEQDSQNEGSTDEKLSSPASSREGSPLGDRAFSPKSIDADKTKGELMFDDSSDSSPEKHERNLNWTPAEVPQTATAKRRLPSGKDSGLINLCANVPPVPGNILSSEIRSNIMASVQNPQSSGRPEMMAAWNPAVRTLRNITNNADIQQVNRPSNVAHILQSLSAPTKTLEQQVNHSQQGHSNAVLLSQVKLTPETHLLQQQHQPQQHQPQQSQQQQQHHPLLHLQPQQIMQLPQQQPQPQQPQITQQPFSQQPHQFAQQQVHQHQFAQQQLQFPPQQLHSQQQMHRPQQQFQQSTTVQFQQQHTLQQQLQQLQQQQLQQQQLQLQQQNLQQQLQQQHQQQQMQQQQLQQQHLQRIQQQQQMQNQASQHLTQSSQTLQHQAPVQPPQHPQQQQLQQHQLFGHDPSVEVPEEYFLLGCVFAIADYPEQMSDKQLLTTWKRIIQAHGGTVDPTLTSRCTHLLCESQLSNMYAQALREKKRCITAHWLNAVLKKKKMIPPHRALHFPVAFPPGGKPCSQHIVSVTGFVDSDRDDLKLMAYLAGAKYTGYLCRSNTVLICKEPSGLKYEKAKEWRIPCVNAQWLCDILLGNFEALRQIQNNRYTVFSLQEPLAPNQHLVLNLLDAWRVPLKVSSELLMGVRLPLKPKQNEPVIQPSTKRPRIEDLPAPTKKLTPELTPVVLFTGFEPMQVHQYIKKLYILGGEVAESAQKCTHLIASKVTRTVKFLTAISVVKHIVTPEWLEECFKCQKFIEEQSYILRDAEAEVLFCFSLEESLKRAQVAPLFKGKYFYITPGICPSLSTMKSIVECAGGKVLSKQPSFRKLMEHKQNKSLSEIILISCENDLHLCREYFARGIDVHNAEFVLTGVLTQTLDYDSYKFT
- the PAXIP1 gene encoding PAX-interacting protein 1 isoform X1; amino-acid sequence: MANEGEDGAMKVPEEMFKDVKFFAVGDIEPQVIQFLKDGKAKEVSYNALASHIISEDGDNPEVSESREVFDLPVVKPSWVTWSVRCGALLPVNGFSPESCQIFFGVAACLSQVSSEDRSMLWALITFYGGDCRLSLNKKCTHLIVPEPKGEKYECACKRENIKIVTPDWVLDSISDKTKKDEASYHPRLIIYEEEEEEEEDENEEQDSQNEGSTDEKLSSPASSREGSPLGDRAFSPKSIDADKTKGELMFDDSSDSSPEKHERNLNWTPAEVPQTATAKRRLPSGKDSGLINLCANVPPVPGNILSSEIRSNIMASVQNPQSSGRPEMMAAWNPAVRTLRNITNNADIQQVNRPSNVAHILQSLSAPTKTLEQQVNHSQQGHSNAVLLSQVKLTPETHLLQQQHQPQQHQPQQSQQQQQHHPLLHLQPQQIMQLPQQQPQPQQPQITQQPFSQQPHQFAQQQVHQHQFAQQQLQFPPQQLHSQQQMHRPQQQFQQSTTVQFQQQHTLQQQLQQLQQQQLQQQQLQLQQQNLQQQLQQQHQQQQMQQQQLQQQHLQRIQQQQQMQNQASQHLTQSSQTLQHQAPVQPPQHPQQQQLQQHQLFGHDPSVEVPEEYFLLGCVFAIADYPEQMSDKQLLTTWKRIIQAHGGTVDPTLTSRCTHLLCESQLSNMYAQALREKKRCITAHWLNAVLKKKKMIPPHRALHFPVAFPPGGKPCSQHIVSVTGFVDSDRDDLKLMAYLAGAKYTGYLCRSNTVLICKEPSGLKYEKAKEWRIPCVNAQWLCDILLGNFEALRQIQNNRYTVFSLQEPLAPNQHLVLNLLDAWRVPLKVSSELLMGVRLPLKPKQNEPVIQPSTKRPRIEDLPAPTKKLTPELTPVVLFTGFEPMQVHQYIKKLYILGGEVAESAQKCTHLIASKVTRTVKFLTAISVVKHIVTPEWLEECFKCQKFIEEQSYILRDAEAEVLFCFSLEESLKRAQVAPLFKGKYFYITPGICPSLSTMKSIVECAGGKVLSKQPSFRKLMEHKQNKSLSEIILISCENDLHLCREYFARGIDVHNAEFVLTGVLTQTLDYDSYKFT